One Streptomonospora salina genomic window, GGCGGGGCCGCCGCTCTCAGGGCGCCGGCTCGCCCAGCAGGCCGGCGGTCCAGGAGTGGAATTCGGCGATGTGGTGTTCGACCGGCACCAGTACGCCGCCGTCGCGGTAGGCGCGCGAGGACATCGCGGGCTGGCAGCGCTCGCACGCCGCGAAGTCCTGGCGGTTGACCCGGTCGAACAGCTCCACCGAGTGCGACAGGTCGGCGCCGGATTCCACCACCCCCGGGCTGTAGAGCCAGTCGCACTCGATCAGCGTCCGGTCGGGCGCCAGCGGGAACATCCGGTGCACGATCACGTGGTCGGGTACCAGGTTGAGGAAGGTCTGCGGGGGCACCGTGACGGCGTAGTAGCGGCGGTCCTGCTCGTCGCCGAGGCCGTCGATGCGCCCGAATCCCTCCGTGCCGTCGACGGTGAACCCGGCGACGCCGTCGCCGAACCGCGCGCCGTGGCCCACGTAGTACTGGGCGGCGTGGCCGTCGGCGAACTCCGGCAGCACGTCGGTCAGCTCGGGGTGGATGGTGCCGCAGTGGTAGCACTCCATGAAGTTCTCGATGATCAGCTTCCAGTTGGCCGCCACGTCGTAGGAGACGCGCCGGCCCAGCGCCAGGCCCTCGGCGCCGTAGCGCTCCACCGCGTCCTCGTCGCCGAGCCGCCGCGCCACCGCCGCGCGCACGGTGTCGTCGAAGGACGGCGGCTCCTGGGCCAGGCACACCCACACGTAGCCCAGCCACTCGCGCACGTGCACCCCGATGAGCCCGCGCTCGCGGCGGTCGATGCCGGGCATGTCGGCCATGTTGGGCGCGGCGGTCAGGCGTCCGTCGAGGTCGTAGGTCCAGGCGTGGTACGGGCATTGCAGGGACCGCCGGACTTCGCCGGACTCGGCGGTGCACAGCCGTGCGCCGCGGTGCCGGCACACGTTCAGGAATGCGCGTACCCCTCCGGAGCGGTTGCGGCACACCAGGACGCTCTCGCGGCCCACGGCGGCGGTGCGGAAGGCGCCCGGCCGTTCGAGGTCGGCGCTGCGCACCGCGCAGAACCACTGGGACTCCAGGATGCGCTCCTGTTCCCGGGCGAACACCGCGGGGTCGGTGTAGTAGCGGCCGGGCAGTGTCGGCATCAGGTCCGACGGCGGGGCCGGGGATGCGGTGCGAGCGGGGTCGGTGGCCGTCATCGGGACACCTCCGTCCGGGGTTCTGCGGCGCTGCGGGGCCGCGGGGCGAACAGGTCGACGGAGTGCGCGGTCGTGCCGGAGATCGCCAGGTCGGCGGCGATCTCGCCCACGACCGGTGTGAACTTGAATCCGTGCCCGGAGAACCCGCAGGCCACAGTGGTCTGCGGGTACTCGGGGTGGGTGGCGATCACGAAGTGCTCGTCGGCGGTGGTGGTGTACATGCACGCGGCGCCGCGCAGGAACCGGCCGGGAAGGTCGGGTACCCGGGTGCTGAGGTGCTCGGCGATCACCGCGATCTCCCCGGGGTGGATCCTGCGGTCCAGCGTCTCGGGCTCGCAGGGGGTTCCGCGCCGGAAGAACGCGGTCTTCACGCCGCCCTGCGGGCCGTCGTAGGCGGGGAATCCGTAGATCTGCACACCTTCGGGGTCTTCCCACACGTAGACGGGGTGGTGCTGCGGCGCGAACGGTTCCGTCCCGCCGCGCGGCGCGAACCAGTACTGCACCTGGCGCTCGACGGTGAAGTCCACGGCCAGGTCCGCCAGCGTCCGCGGCGCCCAGGCGCCCGGGCACACGACCAGCCGGTCGGCGGTGTAGGTGCCCGCGGCGGTGGTGATGCGGACGCCGTCGCCGCCGGGCAGCGCGGTCCAGTCCGCGGCGGGCTCGAAGAAGCGCAGGTCGGCTCCCGCCCGTTCGGCCAGGCCGAGGTGGGCGGCGACCGCGGCCTCGGGACGGACGAAGCCCCCGCGCTCCTCGTAGAGCCCGACGTGGTCCTCGCCCGGGCGGAGGGTGGGGAAGCGGCGGCGGATCTCGGCCGCGTCCAGCATCTCGTGCGGCAGGCCCCACGCGTGGGCCGAGGCGCGGCTGCCCGCGACGGTGCGGCTGTCGGGCCGGCCCAGCATCAGCGCGCCGGTGAGCGTCATCAGCTCCGATCCCCAGTCGCGTTCCAGCGCGTGCCACAGCTCGTAGGCGCGCAGCAGCAGGGGGACGTAGTCGGGGTGCTCGAAGTAGGCCTGGCGGATGATGCGCGAACCGCCGTGGCTGGACCCCCGGTCGTGGGCGGGCCCGAAGCGCTCCAGGCCCAGCACGCGCAGCCCCCGTGCGGCCAGGTGGTAGGCGGCGGCGCTGCCCATCGCGCCGAGTCCGATGACGGCGGCGTCGTAGGAGCGGTCCATGGTCTCGTGCCTCCTCGGGCGGCGGTCAGCGGCGGATGCGGGCCATCTGCGGGTCGACCAGGGGTTCAGCGGCCACGGTGGCGGCGAAGGGTTCGCCGAAGTACTCCACCGCCACGTCGGTGCCGGGCTCGGCCGCCTCTGCGGGGAGCCAGGCGTAGGCGATCGTGCGGCCGAGCGTCGTGCTGTAGGCGGCGCTGGTGACGTAGCCGGCGGGCCGGCCCCCCACCAGCACGGGTTCGCGGCCCATGACCACGTGGGCGGGGTCGTCGAGGGTCAGGCAGCCGAGCCTGCGCCGGGGCTCGCGCTCGGCGGCGGTGGCTGCGGCGTCGCGGCCCACGAAGTCGCCCTTGTCCAGCCGCACCGCGAAGCCCAGCCCCGCCTCGTACGGGTCGTGCTCGGTGGTCATGTCGGTGCCGGCGAGCCGGTACCCTTTCTCCAGCCGCAGGCTGTTGAAGGCGCCGCGGCCCGCGGCGATCGCGCCCAGTCCGCGCCCGGCCTCCCACAGCGTGTCCCACAGGCGCAGGCCCAGGTCGGCGCTGGTGTACAGCTCCCAGCCGAGCTCGCCGACATAGGACACCCGCAGCGCGAGCACCGGCACGTGCCCGACGCGGATCCGGCGCGCCTTGAAGAAGCCGAAGCCTTCGTGGGAGAGGTCGTCGCCGCTGAGCGGCTGCACCAGGTCGCGGGCGAGCGGCCCCCACACGCCGATGCAGCAGGTGCCCGCGGTGGTCTCGCGCAGCACCACCGAGCCGTCGTCGGGCAGGTGGGTGTACAGCCAGTCGACGTCGAGGTTGCTGCTGACCGCGACCTGGAACATGTCGTCGTCCAGGCGGGCGACGGTCAGGTCGCTGCGCACCCCGCCGCCGGGGTCCAGCAGCAGGTTGTAGGCGACGGTTCCGGACCTGCGGTCGACCTGGTTGGTCGTCATGCGCTGCAGGAACGCCATCGCCCCCGGGCCGCTGACCTCCAGGCGCTTGAGCGGGGTCATGTCGTAGAGCGCGACGCCCTCGCGCGTGGCGCGGGCCTCGGCGCATACGACGGGGGAGTGGTAGCGGGACGCCCAGG contains:
- the solA gene encoding N-methyl-L-tryptophan oxidase produces the protein MDRSYDAAVIGLGAMGSAAAYHLAARGLRVLGLERFGPAHDRGSSHGGSRIIRQAYFEHPDYVPLLLRAYELWHALERDWGSELMTLTGALMLGRPDSRTVAGSRASAHAWGLPHEMLDAAEIRRRFPTLRPGEDHVGLYEERGGFVRPEAAVAAHLGLAERAGADLRFFEPAADWTALPGGDGVRITTAAGTYTADRLVVCPGAWAPRTLADLAVDFTVERQVQYWFAPRGGTEPFAPQHHPVYVWEDPEGVQIYGFPAYDGPQGGVKTAFFRRGTPCEPETLDRRIHPGEIAVIAEHLSTRVPDLPGRFLRGAACMYTTTADEHFVIATHPEYPQTTVACGFSGHGFKFTPVVGEIAADLAISGTTAHSVDLFAPRPRSAAEPRTEVSR
- a CDS encoding aromatic ring-hydroxylating oxygenase subunit alpha, which encodes MTATDPARTASPAPPSDLMPTLPGRYYTDPAVFAREQERILESQWFCAVRSADLERPGAFRTAAVGRESVLVCRNRSGGVRAFLNVCRHRGARLCTAESGEVRRSLQCPYHAWTYDLDGRLTAAPNMADMPGIDRRERGLIGVHVREWLGYVWVCLAQEPPSFDDTVRAAVARRLGDEDAVERYGAEGLALGRRVSYDVAANWKLIIENFMECYHCGTIHPELTDVLPEFADGHAAQYYVGHGARFGDGVAGFTVDGTEGFGRIDGLGDEQDRRYYAVTVPPQTFLNLVPDHVIVHRMFPLAPDRTLIECDWLYSPGVVESGADLSHSVELFDRVNRQDFAACERCQPAMSSRAYRDGGVLVPVEHHIAEFHSWTAGLLGEPAP